The proteins below come from a single Triticum aestivum cultivar Chinese Spring chromosome 5D, IWGSC CS RefSeq v2.1, whole genome shotgun sequence genomic window:
- the LOC123120404 gene encoding putative nuclease HARBI1 — protein MHIFCRCVILSIKMLGNFLMRKRREDDELAIIEALYANDRSSANHTRIHTSILTGDRYVREVLEGHELRCKRDFRMEQYIFCNLVQCLRERCHLRDTNFVSVEEQVGIFLYAISKNATNRTLQGQFQHSGETISRYFNIVLNALMILSGSVIQLPPINVPFKVASNTKFMPYFKDCIGAIDGTHIPISISPKDQDPYRNRKGTLSQNVMVACDFDNHFVHVSSGWEGSASDARVLQDALENNFYVPEGKFYLVDAGYANTPNFIAPYRNVRYHLVEQGKCNQRPQNPRELFNLRHAQLRNHVERIIGVLKKRFPVLKCASQYPIDSQAEIAIACCALHNFICNNEGGEQWLDQVESDIDPIKIIDVPSGDMKYTNDIHSLNERRELGSTKRDEIADAMWNDYQDYLRRTRRNTA, from the exons ATGCACATTTTTTGTAGGTGTGTTATATTGTCAATCAAAATGTTGGGTAATTTTTTGATGCGCAAACGTAGAGAAGATGATGAATTGGCTATCATCGAAGCTTTGTATGCTAACGATAGAAGCTCGGCCAACCACACACGTATTCATACATCCATCCTTACGGGAGATCGGTACGTGCGAGAAGTTCTAGAAGGTCATGAATTAAGATGCAAACGAGATTTTCGGATGGAGCAGTATATTTTCTGTAACTTGGTCCAGTGTCTTCGAGAGAGATGCCATCTAAGAGATACGAATTTTGTCTCAGTGGAAGAACAAGTAGGCATATTTTTATATGCCATTTCAAAGAATGCAACCAATCGTACACTCCAAGGGCAATTTCAGCATAGTGGTGAGACCATAAGTCGCTATTTCAATATTGTGTTGAACGCCCTGATGATATTGTCAGGAAGTGTAATACAGTTGCCTCCAATTAATGTTCCTTTCAAAGTTGCAAGCAATACGAAATTTATGCCATATTTCAAG GATTGTATTGGAGCAATAGATGGAACACATATTCCAATTAGCATATCTCCAAAAGACCAAGATCCATATCGTAACAGAAAGGGAACATTGTCACAAAATGTTATGGTTGCATGTGATTTTGATAATCATTTCGTCCATGTCAGCAGCGGATGGGAAGGTTCCGCTTCTGACGCTCGCGTTCTACAAGATGCTCTTGAAAATAATTTCTATGTCCCCGAAGGAAAGTTTTATTTGGTGGATGCTGGTTATGCGAATACGCCTAATTTCATTGCACCTTATCGCAATGTAAGGTACCATTTGGTGGAGCAGGGTAAATGCAATCAGCGGCCGCAAAATCCTCGAGAGCTATTCAACCTGAGGCATGCACAACTTCGTAATCATGTTGAGCGTATAATTGGAGTTCTGAAGAAGCGTTTCCCTGTACTAAAGTGTGCATCGCAATACCCCATCGACTCGCAAGCAGAAATTGCGATAGCATGTTGTGCTCTTCATAATTTTATTTGCAATAATGAGGGTGGCGAACAATGGTTGGACCAAGTTGAATCAGACATTGATCCAATAAAAATAATTGATGTTCCAAGTGGAGATATGAAGTATACAAATGATATACATTCTCTCAATGAGCGGCGAGAACTAGGTAGCACAAAAAGGGATGAAATAGCCGATGCCATGTGGAATGACTATCAAGACTATCTCAGGCGGACTAGAAGAAATACTGCATAA
- the LOC123120033 gene encoding DEAD-box ATP-dependent RNA helicase 5, with protein sequence MDPKLLSMQEEPSNQRKKDKKSKKEKKPKPAAEAEAEEAAAEQEEPSNKRKKDKKSKKDKKRKLAAEAEEAAAEEEAKSSKKRGVATEEPDQGGAVEKSVAVTGKGFADPKYAPLKSFAAAALPTQVLDCCKGFDRPSPIQALAWPYLLDGRDFIGIAATGSGKTIAFGVPALMHVRKKLSEKGAKKGLPRCLMLAPTRELAQQIADVLTEAGAPCGINSVCLYGGTSKGPQISSLKSGVEIVIGTPGRMKDLIEMGVCRLNEVSFVVLDEADRMLDMGFEPEVRAILSQTSSVRQMVMFSATWPFAVHQLAQEFMDPNPIKVVVGSEDLAANHDVMQIVEVLDDRARDSRLVALLDKYHRAQSNRVLVFVLYKKEAGRVEAMLNKRGWKAVSVHGDKAQHDRTKALSLFKEGKCPLMIATDVASRGLDIPDVEVVINYSFPLTTEDYVHRIGRTGRAGKKGVAHTFFTQADKGLAGELVNVLREADQVVPPALTKFGTHVKKKESKIYGSHFKEITADAPKSTKITFGDSDEE encoded by the exons atggacccCAAACTCCTCTCTATGCAGGAGGAACCATCCAACCAGAGAAAGAAGGATAAAAAGAGCAAGAAGGAGAAGAAGCCGAAGCCagcggccgaggccgaggccgaggaggCAGCGGCGGAACAGGAGGAACCATCCAACAAGAGAAAGAAGGATAAaaagagcaagaaggacaagaagcgGAAGCTGGCGGCAGAGGCCGAGGAGGCAGCGGCGGAAGAAGAGGCCAAGAGCAGCAAGAAGAGAGGGGTGGCCACAGAGGAACCGGACCAAGGAGGGGCCGTGGAGAAGAGCGTGGCGGTGACTGGGAAGGGGTTCGCGGACCCCAAGTATGCGCCGCTCAAGTCCTTCGCCGCCGCGGCGCTGCCAACCCAGGTGCTCGACTGCTGCAAGGGGTTCGACCGGCCGTCGCCCATCCAGGCGCTAGCCTGGCCCTATCTCCTCGATGGCCGCGATTTCATTGGCATCGCTGCCACCGGATCTG GGAAGACTATTGCGTTTGGTGTGCCGGCGCTGATGCACGTCAGGAAGAAGCTGAGTGAAAAAGGCGCCAAGAAGGGGTTGCCGCGATGCCTCATGCTGGCTCCAACAAGGGAGCTTGCTCAACAG ATCGCAGATGTACTTACTGAAGCTGGTGCGCCATGCGGGATAAATTCAGTGTGCCTCTATGGTGGAACATCAAAAGGACCCCAAATATCTTCCCTTAAATCTGGAGTT GAAATAGTCATAGGAACTCCTGGTCGTATGAAAGACCTCATTGAAATGGGTGTTTGTCGTCTTAACGAGGTTTCTTTTGTG GTTCTTGATGAAGCAGATCGGATGCTGGATATGGGTTTTGAACCTGAGGTCAGGGCGATTTTAAGCCAAACATCATCGG TGCGTCAGATGGTTATGTTCAGTGCAACATGGCCTTTTGCTGTCCACCAGCTAGCTCAAGAGTTTATGGATCCGAATCCAATAAAG GTTGTTGTTGGATCGGAAGATCTCGCAGCTAATCATGATGTGATGCAAATTGTTGAAGTATTGGATGATAGAGCACGGGATTCAAGATTAGTTGCTTTGCTCGACAAGTATCATCGAGCACAGAG CAACCGGGTTTTAGTTTTTGTGTTGTACAAGAAAGAAGCTGGGCGAGTAGAAGCAATGCTTAATAAAAG GGGGTGGAAAGCTGTTTCTGTCCATGGAGACAAGGCTCAGCATGATAGAACAAAAGCCTTATCTTTATTTAAAGAAGGAAAATGTCCTTTAATG ATTGCGACGGATGTGGCTTCACGAGGACTTGACATTCCTGATGTTGAAGTTGTCATCAATTATAGTTTTCCTTTGACCACGGAGGATTATGTACACAGGATTGGAAGGACAGGTCGTGCAGGCAAGAAAGGTGTTGCACATACATTCTTCACTCAAGCGGACAAG GGACTTGCTGGTGAGCTTGTCAATGTTTTACGGGAGGCTGATCAGGTTGTTCCTCCAGCCCTTACGAAATTTGGCACACATGTGAAGAAAAAG GAATCAAAGATCTATGGTTCCCACTTCAAGGAAATCACAGCAGATGCTCCTAAATCAACAAAGATCACATTCGGTGATTCAGACGAGGAGTAA